A single genomic interval of Mucilaginibacter robiniae harbors:
- a CDS encoding NACHT domain-containing protein: MRIILPFLFEELKQQVLNQAGIKAITPGDCKFLSVHISDRTHKQISDTTLKRIYGFTFSKFLPSLYTLNILAQYCQCSGWEEFCQQHKTAANQNTVPQPAPENTSVANQALKISQKTLQALTNRSAVPFNLTVKREFVKDQFELFMHTDQVATLLTAPAGYGKTISLCHWVEEKLSEITKGSNDILLFLSSKVLSAHPQAGNLDGWLKALMGINTPESGLSALLDDQQFQDRKFFLVIDGFDQEKFKPGDFELLTDLLFDVIALYRVYPNFKVVLTMRSASWISIRNRLLIENSLKQWFLGFMQDSSLETNMLPFSSEEIRDLCYRINPLQAHSKIIDPEIISLFSYPLFFQYYYQKNTARFSLTHLDYFGIYEVVASYFNDKIYNTRLSTEKVLVLRLLIKYGKAMDGRFVTDKLVVYEQLKELWEAYNELISIGFLKEVNRTNEGAYYKHIEFTHDRLLAYCLAKKLAQDNQNVYNAELVNSLIRVIDKTYWLPVLEWNIFNAIKIQQFDFFKYLTGVPLYAADKIYVLKFLINLIQHRYLPVKSTELIEYRFCNEHQTLFKYFFGVEFISPEYEEVLHQLLILNLEDTSKVWVYTSLACIGIIQLNSVGVEQSITALRQLPEQVFQSFQINPLHCIETLYTYLKYGTIKKEALIQITRFCFNPPADDEFARTFCLDQVLYLLAVSALSISNNKNKVLRFIKVLDKKLAATDVAHESLRFFLDVTKADALLTLGQVEDAIVIHAELIKNFNQHKHTYTPYMKVCLDLVTARVMALQGQEDEAELMVSKVSQVSAKQKFYYIEAYIIGAYLSMPFHDTSSESYKSIYYRFVKLIRTGGLNMKSFMPAADSTVLNAIN; encoded by the coding sequence ATGAGGATAATTTTACCTTTTTTATTTGAAGAACTTAAGCAACAAGTATTAAATCAAGCTGGAATTAAAGCCATCACTCCCGGCGATTGCAAGTTTCTGTCGGTACATATTTCTGACAGAACGCATAAGCAAATTAGTGATACTACACTTAAGCGTATTTATGGCTTTACCTTTAGTAAGTTTCTGCCATCTTTATATACGCTGAATATTTTAGCCCAATACTGCCAATGTTCGGGGTGGGAAGAGTTTTGCCAGCAGCATAAAACAGCGGCCAACCAGAACACAGTACCTCAACCGGCTCCTGAAAATACATCAGTAGCCAATCAGGCTCTGAAAATTTCTCAGAAAACCTTGCAGGCGCTAACCAACCGTTCGGCAGTTCCCTTTAATTTAACGGTAAAGAGAGAGTTTGTTAAAGATCAGTTTGAGTTGTTCATGCATACCGATCAGGTAGCAACACTACTTACTGCGCCGGCTGGTTATGGTAAAACCATTTCACTTTGCCACTGGGTAGAAGAAAAGCTAAGTGAAATTACCAAGGGCAGTAATGATATTTTGCTGTTCTTGAGCAGTAAGGTACTTTCAGCACATCCGCAAGCCGGAAACTTGGATGGTTGGCTAAAAGCCTTAATGGGTATTAACACGCCCGAAAGTGGTTTATCGGCTTTGCTGGATGACCAACAATTTCAAGATCGGAAATTTTTTCTGGTTATTGATGGTTTTGACCAGGAGAAGTTCAAGCCCGGTGATTTCGAGCTATTAACAGATTTGCTGTTTGATGTAATTGCTTTGTACCGGGTTTACCCAAACTTTAAGGTAGTTTTAACTATGCGTTCTGCTAGTTGGATAAGTATTCGCAATCGATTGCTCATTGAGAATTCATTGAAGCAGTGGTTTTTAGGATTCATGCAGGATAGCAGCCTGGAAACAAATATGCTGCCATTTAGCTCAGAAGAAATTAGGGATTTGTGTTACCGCATTAATCCGTTGCAGGCTCATTCAAAAATTATTGATCCGGAAATTATTTCTCTATTTTCATACCCGCTGTTTTTTCAGTACTACTATCAAAAAAATACAGCACGTTTCAGCCTAACACACCTTGATTACTTTGGTATTTATGAGGTAGTAGCCTCTTACTTTAACGATAAGATTTATAATACCCGCTTATCAACCGAAAAGGTACTGGTGCTTAGATTGCTGATTAAGTATGGCAAAGCAATGGATGGCCGGTTTGTTACAGATAAGCTGGTGGTTTATGAACAATTAAAAGAATTATGGGAAGCCTATAATGAATTGATAAGTATAGGCTTTTTAAAAGAAGTAAACCGGACCAATGAAGGCGCTTACTATAAACATATTGAATTCACACACGATAGGCTATTAGCCTATTGCCTGGCCAAAAAGCTGGCGCAGGATAACCAGAACGTATATAATGCTGAATTGGTAAACAGCCTGATTCGTGTTATTGATAAAACCTACTGGTTGCCGGTACTGGAGTGGAATATTTTTAATGCCATTAAAATACAGCAGTTTGACTTTTTTAAATATCTGACAGGCGTACCCTTATATGCGGCTGATAAAATTTATGTACTAAAGTTTCTGATCAATCTTATTCAGCATAGATACCTTCCGGTAAAAAGTACTGAGCTAATTGAATATCGTTTTTGTAACGAACACCAAACTTTGTTCAAGTATTTCTTTGGAGTTGAATTTATCTCACCCGAATATGAAGAAGTATTGCATCAACTGCTTATCTTAAATTTGGAAGATACCAGTAAAGTATGGGTGTACACCAGCTTGGCCTGTATTGGTATTATACAGCTAAACAGTGTAGGGGTTGAGCAAAGCATAACTGCATTGCGCCAGCTTCCGGAGCAAGTATTTCAGTCATTCCAGATTAATCCGTTACATTGTATTGAAACCTTGTACACTTACCTGAAATACGGCACCATTAAAAAAGAAGCTTTAATTCAAATCACTCGCTTTTGTTTTAATCCACCTGCTGATGATGAGTTTGCCCGTACTTTTTGCCTCGATCAGGTTTTGTACCTGTTGGCAGTTAGTGCTTTAAGTATTAGTAATAATAAAAACAAAGTGTTAAGATTTATCAAGGTGCTGGATAAGAAATTAGCGGCAACTGATGTAGCTCATGAGTCGTTGCGATTCTTTTTAGATGTTACCAAGGCTGATGCCTTATTAACTTTGGGGCAGGTAGAAGATGCTATAGTTATTCATGCTGAACTGATAAAAAACTTCAATCAGCATAAGCATACTTATACCCCCTATATGAAAGTGTGTCTTGATTTGGTAACTGCACGGGTAATGGCCCTGCAAGGCCAGGAAGATGAAGCAGAGTTAATGGTAAGTAAAGTATCACAGGTATCTGCAAAGCAGAAGTTTTACTACATTGAAGCTTATATTATAGGTGCTTACTTGTCTATGCCTTTTCATGATACTTCGTCCGAATCTTACAAGAGTATTTATTACCGATTTGTAAAACTGATCAGAACCGGAGGCCTGAACATGAAAAGCTTTATGCCTGCTGCAGATAGCACAGTATTGAACGCTATTAATTAA
- a CDS encoding NACHT domain-containing protein, producing the protein MRTILQHELELLKKTILATANITVITPAVFKDLSIEVSKATKKQVSSSTLKRIFGFAAYNFQPSLYTLNVLAEYCGYESWNAFALKNSHTPTHNSVTPYMAESNLQNKAHEISLRTLHALKNKSGIPFSLTITRDILDEHLEIFTSTDYAATVLTAPAGYGKTIALCHWVEEQLNYYKQYDNQDILLFLSSKTLNRSNQQDDLYQWLLSLSGLTTEPAFAEEALRKHLQQHRFYLVIDALDSTSLPPEQLDIVLNMLLDMISIYQDTRNFKVILTMRSSNWANLYKQLTLENKINQWFLGFTVDDNDEKNFPLFTPHEIQLLSNKIKPGSNLTYELHDEVFALFSYPPFFQYYYQKNKTFLLSDLDIFGTYDVIYNYILDKVYTGRHCTEKVLLMHALVEKGRIKNGGFCIDKLKLYDDIKTFNNAYQDLLSISIIRESNFSNQAGYTECIEFVHERILTYCIAAKLVYDSNYAFDEKLINRINCTYSDNLRILVLKWLVFISLKNKQTAIFDYLPRIQLVAAEKAKLIVFLSKLIEQGFLSQEGGTDDLLFDITRPDLFNYFFGIEFISAEYEQALKGLLKLQLQDTSKIWLHTCLTIIYLVSLNTVGAEDHIAALRKFPAEAFLNFQINPLNCLETIYYYLKFNVIKKDALTDITRFIFHPITKRRQLNKLSSNHVLYILALSTLTIAGNHKKLLRFVKVLHHIHHTNDEFLPEFHFFLLLTKAHASLSMGNIQDAVTIFKLVIADYQDNKQNFTPYMKAYLDLLAARLVPYTSNHSYIEATIKQTVDAAENSTNKLLQVNTLSYYLKTNNSDRFSPEYRILYFKFVKLMRSTGFNPKCFVFNYYQIHSKNDNDNLFTIFGPK; encoded by the coding sequence ATGCGCACCATTTTGCAACACGAATTAGAACTGCTAAAAAAAACTATTTTAGCCACAGCCAATATTACAGTTATTACGCCTGCTGTATTTAAAGATTTATCTATTGAGGTTTCAAAAGCTACTAAAAAGCAGGTCAGTAGTTCTACCCTGAAAAGAATTTTCGGTTTTGCAGCATACAACTTTCAGCCCTCGTTATACACGTTAAACGTACTTGCCGAATATTGCGGCTATGAAAGCTGGAATGCATTTGCTTTAAAAAACAGCCATACGCCAACTCACAATTCGGTTACCCCTTACATGGCCGAAAGCAATTTGCAAAACAAGGCTCATGAAATATCATTACGCACACTGCATGCACTTAAAAATAAATCGGGCATACCGTTTTCGTTAACTATTACCCGTGATATTTTAGATGAACACCTAGAAATTTTCACCAGTACAGATTATGCTGCTACAGTTTTAACAGCACCCGCGGGCTATGGTAAAACCATTGCACTTTGCCATTGGGTAGAAGAACAACTAAACTATTACAAACAGTACGATAATCAGGATATTTTACTTTTTTTAAGCAGCAAAACACTCAACCGCAGTAACCAGCAAGATGATTTATACCAGTGGCTGCTCTCCTTATCGGGCCTGACTACCGAACCGGCTTTTGCTGAGGAAGCCTTACGCAAGCACTTACAACAGCATCGCTTTTATTTGGTTATTGATGCTTTGGATAGTACCTCATTACCACCTGAGCAGTTAGATATTGTATTAAATATGCTGCTGGATATGATATCCATTTATCAGGATACCCGCAATTTTAAAGTTATTCTAACAATGCGGTCATCAAACTGGGCCAACCTTTACAAGCAGCTTACCCTGGAAAACAAAATAAACCAGTGGTTTTTAGGATTTACCGTTGATGATAATGATGAAAAGAACTTTCCGCTGTTTACGCCGCATGAGATACAATTGCTCAGCAACAAAATAAAGCCGGGTTCTAACTTAACCTATGAGTTGCATGATGAGGTTTTTGCTTTATTCAGCTACCCTCCCTTTTTTCAGTATTACTATCAAAAAAATAAGACCTTTTTACTGAGCGATCTGGATATTTTCGGCACGTACGATGTTATTTATAATTACATACTGGATAAAGTTTATACCGGCAGGCACTGTACAGAAAAAGTGCTGCTGATGCATGCCCTTGTAGAAAAAGGACGTATTAAAAACGGCGGATTCTGTATAGATAAGCTAAAACTTTATGATGACATCAAGACGTTCAATAATGCTTATCAGGATTTACTCAGCATAAGCATTATACGTGAATCTAACTTTAGCAATCAAGCCGGCTATACCGAATGCATTGAATTTGTACACGAACGCATATTAACTTACTGCATAGCAGCAAAATTAGTTTACGATAGTAATTATGCTTTTGATGAAAAGCTTATTAATCGCATCAACTGCACTTATAGCGATAACTTAAGAATATTGGTACTTAAATGGCTGGTTTTTATATCGCTAAAAAATAAGCAAACTGCCATTTTTGATTACCTGCCACGTATTCAACTAGTTGCTGCCGAAAAAGCCAAACTCATTGTATTTTTAAGTAAGTTAATTGAACAAGGCTTTTTAAGCCAAGAAGGCGGTACAGACGATTTACTGTTTGATATTACCCGGCCTGATTTGTTTAACTACTTTTTTGGAATTGAGTTTATATCGGCAGAATATGAGCAGGCTTTAAAAGGACTATTGAAATTACAACTGCAGGATACCAGTAAAATATGGCTTCATACCTGCCTAACCATCATCTACCTGGTTTCACTAAACACTGTAGGTGCTGAAGATCATATAGCAGCATTAAGAAAGTTCCCGGCAGAAGCTTTCTTGAATTTCCAAATTAACCCGCTCAACTGCCTGGAAACCATTTATTATTATTTAAAATTTAATGTAATTAAAAAAGATGCCCTTACCGACATTACCCGGTTTATATTTCATCCTATCACAAAAAGGCGGCAGCTAAATAAGCTAAGTTCCAACCACGTGTTGTACATATTGGCTTTAAGCACATTAACTATTGCTGGTAATCATAAAAAGTTACTGCGTTTTGTTAAAGTTCTGCACCATATTCATCATACTAATGATGAGTTTTTACCGGAGTTTCATTTCTTTTTGCTGCTTACTAAAGCTCATGCCTCTTTAAGCATGGGCAACATACAGGATGCCGTAACCATATTTAAACTCGTTATAGCTGATTACCAAGATAATAAGCAAAACTTTACGCCGTATATGAAAGCATACCTGGACTTACTGGCAGCCCGCTTGGTACCTTATACATCTAACCACAGCTATATTGAGGCAACTATTAAGCAAACTGTTGATGCGGCCGAAAACAGCACCAATAAATTGTTACAGGTAAACACCCTATCTTATTATCTAAAAACCAATAATAGTGATCGCTTTTCGCCCGAATACAGGATATTGTACTTTAAGTTTGTAAAACTCATGCGTTCTACAGGCTTTAACCCTAAATGCTTTGTGTTTAACTATTATCAAATTCATTCTAAAAATGATAATGACAATTTGTTCACCATTTTTGGACCGAAATAA